A stretch of DNA from Bacillus sp. Marseille-Q1617:
CACACTCAGCACAGAATCCAAACGGCCTAACATTTCATCCACAACATTTTGAAATATCTCTTTAGTCAATCTTTCTCTTTCTCCCCTTAAAATAAAAATCTTCGTCATTATAAGATGTATATGGGAAAAAGGAAATAGCATTCTTTAAAAAGTTAGTGGAATAATTGGTATTTATTGTTATTAAGGGATGGGAGAACGGGAAGAACTTTTGGAAGCGGTTGAAGGTGGAGAAACTTCAAAATAAAAAAGATGACTCAACAGCTTGAGTCATCCTGTAAGTTTAATTAGAAAACTTGTTCTACTTCTACGATTCCCGGTACTTCTTCGACTAGTGCGCGTTCAATACCAGCTTTAAGAGTGATTGTTGAACTTGGGCAGCTCCCGCATGCGCCTAACAGACGAAGCTTCACGATACCATCTTCCACGTCAACCAGTTCACAATCTCCGCCATCGCGAAGTAGGAACGGACGTAATTTATCTAGTACTTCCTGTACGGAATCAAATTGTGCTTGATCAGCCATCATTATCTACTCCTTTCCTTACTCTCTATTATAATGACATATTCGTAAAAAATCTATCAACCCGCAAACAATTGGGAATTTCTTTTTTTGGAGGGTTCTCTATGCCGCTGCCCGATTCGTGGGAGACTTCGCTTTCCGCGGGTGGACATAGAACATAGTTTGAAACCCAGCCATTTTTTGTTCCCAGTTTGATGATTTTTTTGTAAAATGGTTGTATGAGGGGAAATAAGGGGGAGATGAGAGTATGGAGCGTAAACCAGTTGAAATTCATGTATATGGTGCTGAGGTCCTTTGCCCGAGCTGTGTGAATCTGCCATCATCAAAAGAAACGTACGAGTGGCTTGAGGCAGCAGTCGGACGCAAATACCCGGATCAGCCATTCACCATTAAATATATAGACATCCACAATCCGCCGGAAGACGAAGCCATTAAAAGCTTCGCTGAAAAAGTGATCGAAGAGGATATGTTCTATCCCATTGTCCTCTTGGAAGGTACAGTCGTCGGAGAAGGAAATCCCCGTTTGAAGACGATTTATTCTGAACTTGAGAAGCATGGGTATAAAGCGGTATAGTGCTTTTTAATAAATGTCTGTAAAGCAAAAAAGACTTTTCCTGAGGAAGAGTCTTTTTTTGTATATAAGGGAAATCAAAAAAGAAACCGCACCATGGCGGTTTCGGTTTCTTCAACATCATCCATTATGATATTTATACATCCATAAAACACCTGATTTCAGCAATCGTGCGACGCGCCCTGTGATGGACCGCTCGTTCACCAATCCGAATCCGTGCTTTTTACCGAGTGAACCGAGGATGCCTTTTAGTTTGATTTTAGGCAGTTCTTCCGGAAGCGGCTCGTCTTTCCAGCGTTTTAGGAGGATCTGTACGATCTGCTCAGCCTGTCCTTCAGCTAACTGTGCACTTGGGGCTTGTGGCAGGCTCGCACAATCACCGACAACGTACACATGTTCATCGTCCGGAAGGTTATGATACTTTGAAATCACGACGCGGCCGCTTGAGTCTTTCTCGGCATCCATTTCACGAACAACCTGTGTAGGCTGAATGCCTGCTGTCCAGACGATGGCATCACAATAGATTTGTTCTTCGTGGTTATGCAGCGTATTAGGCTCCACTTTCGTGATATTTGAATTATTGACGATTTCTACATTGTTTTCTTCAAACCAGCCGTGGACGTAGGAGCTTAATCGTTCCGGGAAGGCGTTCAGGATACGGGTTCCACGGTCGAAAAGCTTAATTTGTAAATCGGAACGACTTTCACGCAGCTCACTTGCAAGCTCGATTCCGCTCAGACCGGCACCGACGATTCCGACGATTGAGCCTGCAGGAAGATTATTAAGTGTCTGATACGTTCTCCGCGACTTGTCGATCGTTTGGATGCTGTAAGTGAATTCGTCTGCACCAGGCACATTATGATATTTGTCCTCACAGCCAAGCCCGATCACAAGGTCATCGTATGGGACAGCATCCTGATCTTGCAGCTGGACCAGTTTATTCTTTGTATCAATCTTTGAAATCTCACCGTACACATAGGATAAACGAGCATGTTCCGGGAATGATACGCGTACATGATGATCGGAAATTGTCCCGGCAGCCAGAGCATAATATTCTGTTTTCAGGCTGTGATATGGGTTGCGATCAATTAACGTAATGGAGACATCTTCCGGGAGTTGGTTCGGTAACAAGCGAAGAAGGACGCGCATATTGCCATATCCTCCGCCAAGCAGCACTAATTGTTTCATGTTAATTTCCCCTTTTGGCTCTCTGCAATTTTGTCGAAATGGTGTGTTTATATAAGGTTCTCTACAATGTAGAGGGAAAAAGGACTATTGTCCGTAAAAGTAAGCATTTTCAATATGATTCACAATTGGACCGATTATACAATAAGTAAACCTATTAACATTAAAAGTATATCGAAATAAGGACGTTTTCACAACAGAAATAAGGGAAATTGTTCACAATCTGTTATACGGATATACAATGCGCATGGATTGACGATTTTCTCAAAAAAAGGTAGCATTACAAAGAGTAGAGAGGTGATGGAATTGCAGCCTATAATCGAATTTTGTATCAGTAACTTAGCTAGCGGTGCGCAAAAAGCGCTTGAAATATTAGAAAGAGATCCAAACCTCGATGTCATCGAGTACGGATGTTTAGGCTACTGCGGAAAATGCGCTTCCTCTTTTTACGCATTAGTGAACGGGGAACCCGTCGAAGGGGATACCCCAGAAGAATTGGTGGAAAATATCTATCAGTTCTTAGAAGAAAATCCAATGTTCTAATGGTTGAAGCT
This window harbors:
- a CDS encoding YuzD family protein, encoding MERKPVEIHVYGAEVLCPSCVNLPSSKETYEWLEAAVGRKYPDQPFTIKYIDIHNPPEDEAIKSFAEKVIEEDMFYPIVLLEGTVVGEGNPRLKTIYSELEKHGYKAV
- a CDS encoding NAD(P)/FAD-dependent oxidoreductase — translated: MKQLVLLGGGYGNMRVLLRLLPNQLPEDVSITLIDRNPYHSLKTEYYALAAGTISDHHVRVSFPEHARLSYVYGEISKIDTKNKLVQLQDQDAVPYDDLVIGLGCEDKYHNVPGADEFTYSIQTIDKSRRTYQTLNNLPAGSIVGIVGAGLSGIELASELRESRSDLQIKLFDRGTRILNAFPERLSSYVHGWFEENNVEIVNNSNITKVEPNTLHNHEEQIYCDAIVWTAGIQPTQVVREMDAEKDSSGRVVISKYHNLPDDEHVYVVGDCASLPQAPSAQLAEGQAEQIVQILLKRWKDEPLPEELPKIKLKGILGSLGKKHGFGLVNERSITGRVARLLKSGVLWMYKYHNG
- a CDS encoding YuzB family protein; its protein translation is MELQPIIEFCISNLASGAQKALEILERDPNLDVIEYGCLGYCGKCASSFYALVNGEPVEGDTPEELVENIYQFLEENPMF